From a region of the Kwoniella mangroviensis CBS 8507 chromosome 1 map unlocalized Ctg01, whole genome shotgun sequence genome:
- a CDS encoding ubiquitin-conjugating enzyme E2 2 — MSTAAKRRLIRDFKRLASDPPIGISGSPNPDNIMIWNAVIFGPPDTPFEDGSFRLTLTFSDSYPNKPPTVRFVSKMFHPNIYANGELCLDILQNRWSPTYDVAAILTSVQSLLNDPNPASPANVDAASLFKENLKEYERRVKQTVEQSWLDNPDEIEIDEPSTSTTAQAVTA, encoded by the exons ATG TCCACCGCAGCTAAACGAAGATTGATCCGGGATTTCAAGAGACTAGCTTCGGATCCTCCTATAGGTATCTCAGGTAGTCCCAATCCTGATAATATCATGATCTGGAATGCAGTCATATTTGGACCTC CCGATACACCATTCGAAGACGGCTCTTTCCGACTCACTCTAACATTCTCCGATTCATACCCTAACAAACCCCCTACCGTTCGATTCGTCTCCAAGATGTTCCATCCCAACATATACGCCAATGGTGAACTATGTTTGGATATCTTGCAGAACCGTTGGTCCCCCACTTATGATGTCGCGGCGATTTTGACTAGTGTACAGAGTCTGTTGAATGATCCGAATCCTGCTTC CCCAGCAAACGTAGATGCAGCTTCATTGTTCAAAGAGAACCTAAAGGAATATGAAAGACgggtcaag CAAACTGTCGAACAATCATGGCTCGATAATccagatgagattgaaattgatgaaCCTTCAACTAGCACGACTGCTCAGGCTGTCACGGCGTGA